In Planctomycetaceae bacterium, a single genomic region encodes these proteins:
- a CDS encoding transcriptional regulator — MSNTATKSDFRRLPKTYDALVTMLPPRPIHDDVDLANVTEMIDRLAGFDLNQDQEDYLEALSTFVEAYEAARFPIDDSQISPLDALKALLEDHGMTASDLGRLLGNRTLGPAILSGRRNLSKAAIKTLAQHFKVEPGLFL, encoded by the coding sequence ATGAGCAACACCGCGACAAAGAGCGACTTCCGGCGGCTGCCCAAAACCTACGATGCGCTGGTGACCATGCTGCCCCCGCGCCCGATCCATGATGACGTTGACCTCGCCAACGTCACGGAAATGATTGACCGCCTGGCGGGCTTCGACCTCAATCAAGACCAGGAAGATTATCTTGAGGCGTTGTCGACCTTCGTGGAAGCGTACGAGGCCGCGCGATTCCCGATTGACGATTCGCAGATCAGCCCCCTCGACGCGCTCAAGGCTCTGCTGGAAGACCACGGGATGACCGCCTCGGACCTGGGCCGGCTCCTGGGCAACCGGACCCTGGGCCCGGCCATCCTGTCCGGCCGGCGAAATCTGAGCAAAGCAGCCATCAAGACGCTAGCCCAACACTTCAAGGTGGAACCGGGCCTGTTCCTGTAA